The Sphingobium aromaticiconvertens genome has a segment encoding these proteins:
- a CDS encoding dienelactone hydrolase family protein, with protein sequence MSDKPERATAQDFPPEVLTLFDKYVHGVIDRRGFLEQGALLVAAGTTATAVLAALSPDFAHARVAPEDPRITVTHEDIPSPKGYGTIKAIVVRPKGMAPRARKPVILVVHENRGLNPHIKDIARRLAVDGYIAVAPDALTSLGGYPGDEDKARTLFGQLDQAKAREDFVAAADYAKAMRDSNGKLGAVGFCYGGGIVNMLATRVPTLRAAVPFYGPPPPLDAVPAIKAELLLHFAGNDARVNGLWPDYDKALKAAGTRYQAFIYPSVEHGFNNDTTPRFDEKAAALAWKRTIALFKRTLA encoded by the coding sequence ATGTCGGATAAACCTGAACGTGCGACTGCACAGGATTTCCCTCCTGAAGTCCTGACCTTGTTCGACAAATATGTGCACGGGGTCATCGACCGCCGCGGCTTTCTTGAACAGGGCGCCCTGCTTGTAGCCGCCGGTACGACCGCCACTGCTGTCCTCGCCGCACTCAGCCCCGACTTCGCCCATGCACGGGTTGCGCCAGAAGACCCCCGGATAACGGTCACGCATGAGGATATTCCCTCGCCAAAAGGCTATGGCACGATCAAGGCCATAGTCGTGCGCCCAAAGGGGATGGCCCCCCGCGCACGAAAGCCGGTCATATTGGTCGTTCACGAAAATCGCGGCCTGAACCCGCATATCAAGGACATCGCCCGACGACTGGCGGTCGATGGCTATATTGCCGTCGCTCCCGACGCGCTGACGTCGCTGGGCGGCTATCCGGGCGACGAAGACAAAGCGCGCACGCTTTTTGGACAGTTGGATCAGGCCAAGGCTCGCGAAGATTTCGTCGCGGCGGCGGACTATGCGAAGGCCATGCGGGATAGTAACGGCAAGCTGGGAGCTGTCGGCTTTTGCTATGGCGGGGGCATCGTCAACATGCTGGCAACACGGGTGCCCACGCTGCGCGCGGCGGTGCCCTTCTATGGTCCGCCCCCCCCACTGGATGCGGTCCCCGCCATCAAGGCCGAATTGCTATTGCACTTCGCGGGTAATGACGCGCGGGTCAACGGGTTGTGGCCGGACTATGATAAGGCATTGAAGGCCGCAGGCACACGCTATCAGGCGTTTATCTATCCCAGTGTCGAGCATGGTTTCAATAATGACACGACACCGCGCTTCGATGAGAAAGCTGCCGCGCTGGCGTGGAAACGCACGATAGCATTGTTCAAACGCACATTGGCATAG
- a CDS encoding peroxiredoxin-like family protein translates to MATIVADTLKARYAALQAERERSWPPAQLAGNARQRQVLVDRFDAAAVAQRGDIVPPLVLLDVEEGPLTLDALTSEGAALLIFFRFAGCPACNIALPHYAETLYPALRDRGIKLVAVSPQQPDRLKDIKVRHGLPFPVASDPDNGLARLLGISFVPDDRPEQPPVGWIGEVTGTGPWELPQPAVLLLGPGRVVQWLQVSPDWLARPEAEEIVAAIDGEATFG, encoded by the coding sequence ATGGCGACGATCGTGGCTGATACGCTGAAGGCGCGCTACGCAGCGTTGCAGGCGGAGCGGGAGCGGAGCTGGCCTCCGGCCCAACTCGCAGGCAACGCCCGCCAGCGGCAGGTGCTTGTCGATCGCTTCGATGCCGCCGCCGTGGCCCAGCGGGGCGACATCGTGCCGCCCCTTGTCCTGTTGGATGTCGAAGAGGGTCCGCTGACCCTTGATGCGCTGACGTCCGAAGGTGCGGCGCTGCTGATCTTCTTCCGCTTCGCCGGGTGCCCAGCCTGCAATATTGCGCTCCCTCATTATGCGGAGACCCTATATCCCGCCTTGCGCGATCGGGGTATTAAGCTGGTTGCGGTCAGTCCGCAGCAGCCCGATCGCCTGAAGGACATCAAGGTTCGCCATGGCCTGCCCTTCCCCGTTGCCTCGGACCCCGATAACGGTCTCGCGCGCCTGCTGGGGATCAGCTTCGTGCCCGATGACAGGCCGGAGCAGCCGCCAGTGGGATGGATAGGGGAGGTGACGGGGACAGGCCCATGGGAATTGCCCCAACCGGCTGTTTTGCTGCTTGGCCCTGGACGGGTCGTCCAGTGGCTTCAGGTCAGCCCTGACTGGCTGGCTCGCCCCGAAGCCGAAGAGATAGTAGCCGCCATTGACGGGGAAGCCACGTTCGGTTGA
- a CDS encoding LLM class flavin-dependent oxidoreductase, which translates to MAQRQLKLGLVPTGVGGPGDSNRWLDTDIPLDASVNIDWTIDIVQQAEAAKFDLVFIVDSQFITANSPPHYLNRLEPLTLLSALAVATKHIGLVGTLTTSYNDPFSIARRLASLDLISKGRAGWNVVTSGDAGTAGNFSQPEHFDYDTRYRRAVEFLDVTRGLWRSYEDGALVRDRATGQFLDADKLHRLDHKGEFFSVVGPLNIQRSPQGEPVIFQAGDSDQGRDLGATIADAIFTHAATIEQGRAFYADLKGRAARLGRDPDRIVILPGFFVYVGDTDAQAKEIEQQYRRADQSFDQTLAEFGRAFGWHDFRRYDVDAPFPVEALEHARNSFFTQAKAITDLAVADGLTLRQAVERQRAGRGSPFVGSAETVANEIQRWFEGRALDGLNVHLGHPSQFTRFVHEVVPILQNKGLFRRDYEADTLRGNLGLAIPDNRREANPERRDAA; encoded by the coding sequence ATGGCCCAGCGGCAACTGAAACTCGGCCTCGTTCCCACCGGCGTTGGCGGTCCCGGCGATAGCAATCGCTGGCTGGACACCGACATCCCGCTCGACGCCAGCGTCAATATCGACTGGACGATCGACATTGTGCAGCAGGCGGAGGCCGCCAAGTTCGACCTTGTCTTCATCGTCGACAGCCAGTTCATCACGGCGAACTCACCGCCCCACTATCTCAACCGGCTGGAGCCGCTAACCCTGCTCTCCGCATTGGCCGTGGCAACGAAGCATATCGGCCTCGTTGGCACACTCACCACCTCTTACAATGATCCTTTCAGCATCGCGCGCCGCCTCGCCTCGCTGGATCTCATCAGCAAGGGCCGGGCGGGATGGAATGTCGTTACCAGCGGCGACGCGGGCACGGCGGGCAATTTCAGCCAGCCCGAACATTTCGACTATGACACCCGCTATCGTCGCGCGGTCGAGTTCCTTGATGTCACGCGCGGTCTGTGGCGCTCCTATGAGGATGGCGCTCTGGTGCGGGATCGGGCGACCGGGCAGTTCCTTGACGCCGACAAACTCCACAGGCTCGATCATAAGGGCGAGTTCTTCTCGGTCGTCGGTCCCCTCAACATCCAGCGCTCGCCGCAGGGGGAGCCGGTGATCTTTCAGGCCGGGGACAGCGATCAGGGCCGCGACCTTGGCGCAACCATCGCCGACGCCATCTTCACGCACGCGGCAACGATCGAGCAGGGGCGGGCCTTCTACGCCGACCTCAAAGGCCGCGCCGCACGCCTTGGCCGCGATCCTGACCGGATCGTCATCCTGCCCGGCTTCTTCGTGTATGTCGGCGACACTGACGCGCAGGCAAAGGAGATCGAGCAGCAATATCGCCGCGCCGATCAGAGTTTCGATCAGACGCTCGCGGAGTTCGGCCGCGCCTTTGGCTGGCATGATTTCCGCCGCTACGATGTGGATGCGCCCTTTCCGGTCGAAGCGCTGGAACATGCCCGCAACAGCTTCTTCACTCAGGCGAAGGCAATTACGGACCTTGCCGTGGCGGACGGTCTGACGCTGCGACAGGCGGTGGAGCGGCAGCGGGCAGGGCGGGGTAGCCCCTTCGTCGGATCGGCCGAAACCGTCGCGAACGAGATCCAGCGCTGGTTCGAGGGACGCGCACTCGATGGCCTCAACGTCCATCTTGGCCATCCCAGCCAGTTCACCCGCTTCGTCCATGAAGTCGTGCCGATCCTTCAGAACAAGGGCCTTTTCCGCCGGGACTATGAAGCCGATACGCTGCGCGGCAATCTGGGCCTGGCCATCCCGGACAATCGGCGCGAAGCTAACCCGGAACGGCGCGACGCCGCCTGA
- a CDS encoding class II aldolase/adducin family protein — MVTVLKDDRFHESTISEAEWKVRVDLAAFYRLSALYGWDDFIYTHISARVPGPDHHFLINPFGLMFDEITASSLVKVDLDGMVIGESDYGINYAGYVIHSAIHGARDDAHFIAHFHSADGMAVSAQAEGLLPLNQRALAIIPRLSYHDYEGVALNLDERERLVADLGDTRVMLLRNHGTLALGASPGEAWSGIYHLESACTAQVRTLTIGRDNVLIAPEEAQQEVRRQMTRERQPVEGAKSHYDLVWEAALRKAQRQAPGFDA, encoded by the coding sequence ATGGTCACTGTTCTGAAAGACGATCGCTTCCATGAATCCACCATCAGCGAAGCCGAATGGAAGGTGCGCGTCGACCTCGCCGCCTTCTATCGCTTGTCCGCCCTCTATGGCTGGGATGATTTCATCTACACCCATATCTCTGCCCGCGTACCGGGACCGGACCATCATTTCCTCATCAACCCGTTCGGCCTGATGTTCGACGAGATCACGGCGTCCAGTCTGGTCAAGGTCGACCTCGACGGCATGGTGATCGGGGAGAGTGACTATGGCATCAACTATGCAGGCTATGTGATTCATAGCGCGATCCACGGCGCGCGCGATGATGCCCATTTCATCGCTCATTTCCACAGCGCCGATGGCATGGCGGTATCCGCACAGGCCGAAGGGCTGCTGCCGCTCAACCAGCGTGCGCTCGCCATCATTCCGCGGCTGTCCTATCATGACTATGAGGGCGTCGCGCTTAATCTGGACGAGCGGGAACGGCTGGTCGCTGACCTTGGCGATACCAGGGTCATGCTGTTGCGCAATCACGGCACTCTGGCACTGGGCGCCTCACCGGGCGAGGCATGGTCGGGCATCTATCATCTTGAATCCGCCTGCACAGCGCAGGTCCGCACGCTCACCATCGGTCGCGACAATGTGCTGATCGCGCCGGAAGAAGCGCAGCAGGAGGTCCGCCGCCAGATGACGCGCGAGCGCCAGCCGGTCGAGGGCGCCAAGTCTCACTACGACCTTGTCTGGGAAGCGGCATTGCGGAAAGCGCAGCGCCAGGCTCCCGGCTTCGACGCCTGA
- a CDS encoding ABC transporter substrate-binding protein, producing the protein MDASRFLSDRRAFITGFAALGLSACGGAGKGGRTKLVLGDQVHLMQARAEAAGAMNNLDYDIEWANFVGAAPLLEALNAGAVDTAPAGDLPVVLAAAARAPLKIIAASAFSTRLIGIIVPKGSPIGTVNDLVGRRVIVSSARGSISHYLLLEALKEAKVDRRRVDIGFMLPTDAAAAFATGRVEAWATFGTYQIAAELAGARLIRDGGGINSPYGLIAASQAALDDPAKRQALRDVLLRQKKAGDWAAAHPSDYVKLFVRETKVDPRVAAILAKGQNGVLAPPDDKVIQPLQRVVDRFYADGELPAHVDVASIVDDGIFPA; encoded by the coding sequence ATGGACGCATCGCGTTTTCTCTCTGACCGTCGCGCCTTCATCACAGGCTTTGCCGCGCTTGGCCTCTCCGCGTGCGGCGGGGCCGGGAAGGGCGGTCGAACGAAGCTGGTGCTGGGCGATCAGGTCCATTTGATGCAGGCGCGGGCAGAGGCTGCCGGGGCAATGAACAATCTGGACTATGATATTGAATGGGCGAACTTCGTGGGTGCCGCACCGCTGCTGGAGGCACTTAACGCGGGCGCGGTCGATACCGCGCCTGCAGGTGATCTACCGGTGGTGTTGGCCGCCGCAGCACGTGCGCCGCTCAAGATCATCGCTGCGTCCGCATTCTCGACACGCCTCATCGGCATAATCGTACCTAAGGGATCACCAATCGGCACCGTGAATGATCTTGTTGGCAGACGGGTCATCGTGTCCAGCGCGCGGGGCAGTATTTCGCATTATTTGCTGCTGGAAGCGCTCAAGGAGGCGAAGGTTGACCGGCGCAGGGTCGATATTGGCTTCATGCTGCCCACGGATGCCGCCGCCGCCTTTGCGACGGGCCGGGTCGAGGCGTGGGCGACCTTTGGGACCTACCAGATCGCCGCTGAACTGGCGGGCGCCCGCCTGATACGCGATGGAGGCGGGATCAACAGCCCCTATGGTCTGATTGCCGCTTCGCAGGCGGCTCTGGACGATCCAGCCAAGCGTCAGGCGTTGCGCGACGTGTTGCTTCGTCAAAAGAAGGCCGGTGATTGGGCGGCTGCCCATCCTTCGGACTATGTAAAACTCTTCGTAAGGGAGACGAAGGTGGATCCCAGGGTCGCGGCGATATTGGCCAAGGGCCAGAACGGGGTGCTGGCCCCACCGGACGACAAGGTTATCCAGCCACTCCAGCGGGTCGTCGATCGTTTCTACGCCGATGGCGAATTGCCCGCCCATGTCGATGTCGCGTCGATCGTCGATGATGGAATCTTCCCCGCATGA
- a CDS encoding TonB-dependent receptor plug domain-containing protein, giving the protein MKRFYLYLTSSAPISLLLASVPVSAQVVATPEEVAVADATDAATIIVTGVRGAPRTIAESPAPIDVVSADKLQATGSAEFGEALSKLLPSLNFGATHAGVFSIGRPVTNRGLAPAYTLVLVNGKRRHNGAFLSNSTADTSGANPVDIDLIPTAAIDRIEVLKDSAAAQYGTDAIAGVINIQLAEMEGLSGDFTYGTLYDANGKPDSWKGTLRYGTRIGDGGFLTVSGDTRKRGGAWWNLDATDTNLYGLPAGRTVDQVVATSGLTREQVLANIADANARNAQWNRDGAHNGDPQIKAFNLAYNAELPVTDTVTLYSFGTYGERDAQIGNNFRRPNSTANFTAQFPDGYYPLNNIDENDVQIVGGLKGKLAGWDYDISSSFGRNASRQFSKLSVRPSLGPDGPTYWPNLANFEFRQWTHNVDLTREFDIGLARPLQISVGGEYRLDRFRTFAGDPLAYEPATYTFQPGDQQYDWNVGRVASPVVQGGIVLSPEDEADISRKVYAGYVDLGLYPVDAWYIGAAVRAEHYSDGSGSPVGLKLNSRYEFSPAIALRGTVGTGFRAPSLTQIGYAQTDGRTSSFFNAETGQTELRPTVAKLVTADSTVGQLLGAKPLKAEKTWNAGLGLVFTPAPSLSITLDGYYIRIKDRVERTGRLFGTGVSTILAANGLSDIEQAEYFINAADTTTRGFDLVADYSTGLGNLGKLGLTLAFNYSKTKVTDVVATPSQLFAADGTSLLGAGSVFFGGDKIGELEVLQPHSKLVGTLNWTKGIFGLNITNTRYGKYTQRTAAGDDRYFGAKLITDLNLSARVTRFATLSVGATNLFDVRSETNGPGNPQTGQGYYGPSPFNPAGGYYYGRIAFSL; this is encoded by the coding sequence ATGAAACGTTTCTATTTGTATCTGACTTCTTCGGCACCGATCTCTCTGTTATTGGCCAGTGTGCCGGTCTCGGCGCAGGTCGTCGCGACACCCGAAGAGGTTGCGGTTGCCGATGCGACGGATGCGGCGACCATCATCGTGACGGGCGTGCGCGGTGCGCCGCGCACCATCGCCGAAAGTCCCGCTCCGATCGACGTGGTCAGCGCCGACAAGTTGCAGGCCACCGGTTCCGCCGAATTTGGCGAGGCGCTGTCCAAGCTGTTGCCCTCGCTGAACTTCGGCGCGACCCATGCAGGGGTCTTCTCTATTGGCCGCCCCGTCACCAATCGCGGCCTTGCACCCGCCTATACGTTGGTGCTGGTCAACGGAAAGCGCCGCCATAACGGGGCGTTCCTCAGCAACAGCACGGCCGATACGTCAGGCGCGAATCCGGTCGACATCGACCTGATCCCGACTGCCGCGATCGACCGGATCGAGGTGCTCAAAGACTCCGCCGCCGCCCAATATGGCACCGATGCGATTGCGGGCGTCATCAACATCCAGCTTGCGGAAATGGAAGGGTTGAGCGGCGATTTTACCTATGGCACACTCTATGACGCCAATGGCAAGCCCGATAGCTGGAAGGGCACGCTGCGCTATGGCACGCGGATCGGTGATGGCGGCTTCCTGACGGTTAGCGGCGATACTCGCAAGCGCGGCGGGGCCTGGTGGAACCTGGATGCCACCGACACCAATCTTTATGGCCTGCCCGCAGGCCGCACGGTCGATCAGGTCGTTGCTACGAGCGGCCTGACACGCGAGCAGGTGCTGGCCAATATCGCCGACGCCAATGCCCGCAACGCGCAATGGAATCGCGACGGCGCACATAACGGCGATCCGCAGATCAAGGCGTTCAACCTCGCTTACAACGCCGAACTGCCAGTGACGGACACGGTCACCCTCTATTCTTTCGGCACCTATGGCGAACGTGACGCCCAGATCGGCAATAATTTCCGTCGCCCCAACAGCACGGCCAACTTCACCGCGCAGTTTCCGGACGGCTATTATCCGCTGAACAATATCGACGAGAATGATGTGCAAATCGTCGGTGGCCTGAAGGGCAAGTTGGCGGGGTGGGACTATGACATCAGTTCTTCCTTCGGGCGCAATGCCAGCCGCCAATTTTCCAAATTGTCGGTGCGTCCGTCGCTGGGGCCGGATGGCCCGACCTATTGGCCCAATCTTGCCAATTTCGAGTTTCGGCAATGGACCCACAATGTCGACCTGACTCGTGAGTTCGACATCGGCCTTGCCCGTCCGCTCCAGATTTCAGTGGGTGGCGAATATCGCCTCGATCGTTTCCGCACCTTTGCCGGTGATCCGCTCGCCTATGAACCGGCGACCTACACCTTCCAGCCGGGCGATCAGCAATATGACTGGAATGTGGGCCGCGTCGCTTCCCCCGTGGTGCAGGGCGGCATCGTGCTGTCGCCTGAGGACGAAGCCGACATCAGCCGCAAAGTCTATGCCGGTTATGTCGACCTGGGCCTCTATCCCGTCGATGCCTGGTATATCGGTGCCGCAGTCCGAGCCGAACATTATAGCGACGGGTCGGGCAGCCCTGTGGGCTTGAAGCTCAACAGTCGTTATGAATTCAGCCCCGCCATCGCCTTGCGCGGCACGGTTGGCACTGGTTTTCGCGCGCCGTCGCTGACCCAGATCGGCTATGCCCAGACGGACGGGCGCACATCCTCCTTCTTCAATGCGGAGACAGGTCAGACCGAATTGCGCCCGACCGTCGCCAAGCTGGTGACGGCGGACTCCACGGTTGGCCAGTTGCTGGGGGCCAAGCCGCTAAAGGCCGAAAAGACATGGAATGCGGGACTGGGTCTCGTCTTCACGCCAGCGCCTTCACTGTCGATCACGCTGGACGGCTATTATATCCGCATCAAGGATCGGGTGGAGCGCACGGGCCGACTGTTCGGCACGGGTGTCTCCACGATCCTCGCCGCTAACGGCCTGTCCGATATCGAGCAGGCGGAATATTTCATCAACGCCGCCGACACGACGACCAGGGGATTCGACCTGGTCGCCGACTATTCGACCGGCCTTGGCAATCTGGGCAAGCTGGGCCTGACGCTGGCGTTCAACTATTCAAAGACCAAGGTCACGGACGTCGTCGCCACGCCCTCGCAGCTGTTCGCCGCCGACGGCACGTCGCTGCTGGGGGCGGGTTCAGTCTTCTTCGGCGGGGACAAGATTGGTGAACTGGAAGTGCTCCAGCCGCACAGCAAGCTGGTGGGCACGCTCAACTGGACGAAAGGCATTTTCGGCCTGAACATCACCAACACTCGCTACGGCAAATATACCCAGCGGACGGCGGCGGGCGATGACCGCTATTTTGGTGCGAAGCTGATCACTGACCTCAACCTCAGCGCCAGGGTCACGCGCTTCGCTACTCTGTCGGTCGGTGCCACCAACCTCTTCGACGTCAGGTCCGAAACCAACGGACCGGGCAATCCCCAGACGGGGCAGGGCTATTATGGCCCGTCACCCTTTAATCCCGCAGGCGGTTATTATTATGGACGCATCGCGTTTTCTCTCTGA
- a CDS encoding ABC transporter substrate-binding protein, which yields MAKAKGAAIGVAVVVVAGLAFAATRFNKGDENVLRVANQKGQVKSMMIASGALKGAPYTVEWSEFPAAQPLLEAVGGGAADLGLAADAPFIFAYQSGSPIKAIAVQSPANQASDALAVLVKKDSPIRGAQDLVGKAVATTRGSIGHHLLLQALARAKIPVDKIRVTFLPPGDAKAAFDSGAIDAWAIWTPYTNVAIKEGARAVVDAKDYGLPLYIDIAHADSIAPKRALLEDFLKREAKAVAWARAHPDQFAQVLAKETGLPLDIARASFERSNRVSQRIDGNIIAHEQQITARFQKAGLIDGKRDVSKAFDASFGQ from the coding sequence ATGGCAAAAGCAAAGGGTGCCGCCATCGGTGTGGCGGTTGTCGTGGTGGCGGGCCTCGCGTTCGCCGCCACGCGCTTTAACAAAGGGGATGAGAATGTCCTGCGCGTCGCCAATCAGAAGGGACAGGTTAAATCCATGATGATCGCGTCGGGTGCGCTGAAGGGCGCGCCCTACACGGTCGAATGGTCCGAATTTCCGGCTGCCCAGCCGTTGCTGGAAGCGGTCGGCGGCGGTGCGGCAGATTTGGGTCTGGCCGCCGATGCGCCGTTCATCTTCGCCTATCAGAGCGGCAGTCCGATCAAGGCGATTGCGGTGCAGTCCCCCGCCAATCAGGCGTCCGATGCGCTGGCGGTTCTGGTCAAGAAGGATTCGCCCATTCGCGGCGCGCAGGATCTGGTGGGCAAGGCAGTCGCCACCACGCGCGGGTCGATCGGCCACCATCTGCTGCTTCAGGCATTGGCGCGGGCAAAGATCCCGGTGGACAAGATACGCGTCACCTTCCTGCCGCCCGGCGACGCCAAGGCAGCGTTCGACAGCGGCGCGATCGATGCCTGGGCGATCTGGACGCCCTATACAAATGTCGCGATCAAGGAAGGTGCGCGCGCCGTGGTCGATGCCAAGGATTATGGCCTGCCGCTCTATATCGACATTGCCCATGCGGACTCGATCGCGCCCAAGCGTGCGCTGCTGGAGGATTTCCTGAAGCGGGAGGCGAAGGCCGTCGCCTGGGCGCGGGCGCATCCCGATCAGTTCGCGCAGGTACTCGCGAAGGAAACGGGGCTTCCGCTCGACATCGCTCGCGCCAGTTTTGAACGCAGCAACCGGGTGTCCCAGCGGATCGACGGCAACATCATCGCGCATGAGCAGCAGATCACCGCGCGCTTCCAAAAGGCTGGCCTGATCGATGGCAAGCGTGACGTGTCCAAAGCCTTCGACGCCAGTTTCGGACAATGA
- a CDS encoding LLM class flavin-dependent oxidoreductase encodes MSVKFIGYIGFNNGSETDAAVRSRALDKDYVEAAAKAQEEGDFDRVLIPFGSNSPESQIVAAHAAAITGRLGFLVAHRPGFTQPTVAARQLATLDQLSNGRVAVHIITGGADEEMARDGDTRSVKTERYARTDEYLSILRQEWTAAKPFDHQGRFYDVRQAFSAIKPDNLPVFFGGSSEEAIEVAGRHADVYALWGETLEGVQDTVRQVRRSAARYGRDPGFSLSLRPVIADTEEAAWKRAAEIEEQVRDNRVAAGLPVSGHRPANAGSLRLLDTASSNRRDGRLWTGVAALTGAAGNSTGLVGTPEQVADAMLEYYDIGIDHFLIRGFDPLGDSILYGRELIPVVRRKVAEREQAGLALAG; translated from the coding sequence ATGAGCGTCAAGTTTATCGGTTATATCGGGTTCAACAACGGGTCGGAAACGGACGCGGCGGTCCGCAGCCGCGCGCTCGACAAGGATTATGTCGAGGCGGCGGCGAAAGCGCAGGAAGAGGGTGATTTCGATCGGGTGCTGATCCCCTTTGGCTCCAACAGCCCGGAAAGCCAGATCGTCGCGGCCCATGCGGCAGCGATCACCGGCAGGTTGGGATTTCTGGTCGCGCATCGTCCCGGCTTCACCCAGCCGACCGTCGCGGCACGGCAGCTTGCGACGCTGGATCAGCTATCGAATGGCCGGGTCGCGGTCCACATCATCACCGGCGGCGCGGACGAGGAAATGGCGCGCGATGGCGATACTCGGTCGGTGAAGACCGAACGCTACGCCCGGACTGACGAATATCTGTCGATTCTGAGGCAGGAATGGACGGCGGCAAAGCCCTTCGATCATCAAGGACGTTTCTATGACGTTCGGCAGGCGTTCAGTGCGATCAAGCCCGACAACCTGCCGGTCTTTTTCGGCGGATCGTCGGAAGAGGCGATCGAGGTCGCCGGTCGCCATGCCGATGTCTATGCGCTGTGGGGGGAAACGCTGGAGGGCGTTCAGGATACGGTGCGGCAGGTGCGTCGCTCGGCGGCGCGCTATGGCCGCGATCCGGGCTTCTCGTTGTCGCTGCGTCCGGTGATCGCCGATACCGAGGAGGCCGCCTGGAAGCGCGCGGCGGAGATCGAAGAACAGGTACGCGACAATCGGGTCGCGGCGGGACTTCCTGTGTCCGGTCATCGCCCGGCCAATGCCGGGTCGCTGCGCCTGCTCGATACCGCAAGCAGCAACCGGCGCGACGGACGGCTGTGGACGGGTGTTGCTGCCCTGACCGGGGCGGCGGGTAACAGCACCGGATTGGTCGGTACGCCCGAACAGGTGGCCGACGCGATGCTGGAATATTATGACATTGGCATCGACCATTTCCTGATCCGGGGCTTCGATCCGCTGGGTGACAGCATCCTTTACGGTCGTGAACTGATTCCGGTGGTCCGCCGCAAGGTGGCCGAGCGTGAGCAGGCCGGTCTGGCACTTGCGGGCTGA
- a CDS encoding rhodanese-like domain-containing protein has protein sequence MTIATLDRTQIATPADIRAALLARDEIALIDVREEHEFAQGHPLFAAQIPLRRIDEEARWRIPRLATPIVVYDNGEGLAHKAAVRLQGLGYTDVRELDGGLTGWREAGYELFEDVNSYSKAFGELVEHRRHTPSLAAEEVQALIREKADIAILDARRYDEYNTMSIPTGTSVPGAELALRARTIAPDPDTTIIVNCAGRTRSIIGTQSLVNAGLPNKVYALRNGTIGWTLAGQELETGQVRVAPEIDRDGIEEARVHARDVAYRAGVKRIDWAALDHLKADVARTLYLYDVRQPREYEGGHLPGFRNAQGGQLVQETDHNAPVRGARIVVADDIGARADMTASWLAQLGWEVYVLDADWSAFSLETGPDGAPTPRTREGRYKRPYEGTDNQAAKMQAYLDWEYGLVDQLARDGTHGFFVI, from the coding sequence ATGACCATAGCCACGCTCGACCGCACCCAGATCGCAACCCCCGCTGACATCCGGGCCGCCTTGCTGGCGCGAGACGAGATCGCGCTGATCGACGTGCGCGAGGAACATGAATTCGCGCAGGGGCATCCGCTGTTCGCAGCGCAGATTCCGCTGCGCCGCATCGACGAAGAAGCACGCTGGCGCATCCCCCGCCTCGCCACCCCGATCGTCGTCTATGACAATGGGGAGGGGTTGGCGCATAAGGCGGCCGTGCGCCTTCAGGGGCTTGGCTATACCGATGTGCGCGAACTGGACGGTGGCCTCACCGGTTGGCGCGAAGCGGGCTATGAACTGTTCGAGGACGTCAACAGTTACTCCAAGGCGTTCGGCGAACTGGTCGAGCATCGCCGTCATACGCCTTCGCTGGCGGCGGAGGAGGTGCAGGCGCTGATCCGGGAGAAGGCCGACATCGCCATCCTCGATGCCCGCCGCTACGACGAATATAACACCATGAGTATCCCGACGGGGACCAGCGTGCCTGGCGCCGAACTGGCGCTGCGTGCGCGCACCATCGCGCCCGATCCCGATACGACGATCATCGTCAACTGCGCGGGCCGCACGCGCTCGATCATCGGTACCCAATCGCTGGTCAATGCGGGCCTGCCCAACAAAGTCTATGCGCTTCGGAACGGCACGATCGGCTGGACGCTGGCCGGACAGGAACTGGAAACCGGACAGGTCAGGGTAGCGCCCGAAATCGACCGTGATGGCATTGAGGAAGCGCGCGTCCATGCCCGTGACGTCGCCTATCGTGCGGGCGTCAAGCGGATCGACTGGGCGGCGCTGGATCATCTGAAGGCCGACGTGGCTCGCACCCTCTACCTCTATGATGTGCGCCAGCCGCGCGAATATGAAGGCGGGCATCTGCCCGGTTTCCGCAACGCGCAAGGCGGTCAGCTTGTGCAGGAAACCGACCATAATGCGCCCGTGCGCGGCGCTCGGATCGTGGTGGCTGACGACATTGGCGCGCGGGCCGACATGACCGCCTCCTGGCTCGCCCAACTGGGCTGGGAAGTCTATGTCCTCGATGCCGACTGGTCTGCATTTTCGCTGGAAACCGGCCCGGACGGCGCGCCGACCCCGCGCACGCGCGAAGGGCGCTACAAGCGGCCCTATGAGGGCACCGACAATCAGGCCGCCAAGATGCAGGCCTATCTCGATTGGGAATATGGGCTGGTCGACCAGTTGGCCCGCGACGGCACCCACGGCTTTTTCGTCATCTGA